The following coding sequences are from one Diabrotica virgifera virgifera chromosome 2, PGI_DIABVI_V3a window:
- the LOC126879723 gene encoding uncharacterized protein LOC126879723: MVIKYKKAVSYKIFSMVRSICIRYGVKLIAKMSSMKIVLSEKGKQLIVLNGFKYRFHKSLKNNDKRWMCSAQTREKCKAFLKTQDDNVVTEIRDEHNHSELNEDALNRQMLSNSLKRKAVEDIGERPMKILQKELRNGHISTLTTKDVALVRKNMYNARRSLLPKLPKSMEETHDILKTFPVKTNKNEDFLMVNDIENQIIMFSCSSNLEFLADLDTIYIDGTFEYCPKFFKQMFSIHGLKENHYIPLVFFLLPNKEKHTYTLALALKYLTEQLKKCNKKLALRTVFADFEEAIQQSVTEAWTNVSLKGCRFHLGQSW; this comes from the coding sequence ATggtaatcaaatataaaaaagcaGTATCCTACAAAATATTTAGTATGGTGCGATCTATCTGTATACGATACGGTGTTAAGTTGATTGCCAAAATGAGTTCAATGAAAATTGTTCTTAGTGAAAAAGGAAAACAATTGATTGTGTTAAATGGCTTCAAATATCGTTTTCACAAATCTTTAAAGAATAACGACAAGCGTTGGATGTGTAGTGCGCAGACGAGAGAAAAATGTAAAGCCTTTTTAAAAACCCAAGATGACAACGTAGTGACGGAAATTCGGGATGAACACAACCATAGCGAATTAAACGAAGATGCACTTAACCGTCAAATGTTAAGTAACTCCTTAAAACGAAAGGCCGTAGAAGACATCGGTGAAAGACCTATGAAAATTTTGCAAAAGGAATTACGAAATGGACATATTAGTACCTTGACTACCAAAGACGTGGCATTGGttcgaaaaaatatgtataaCGCTCGACGATCTCTTCTGCCTAAATTACCAAAAAGTATGGAGGAAACTCATGATATATTAaaaacatttccagtgaaaaccAACAAAAACGAGGATTTTCTAATGGTGAACGACATAGAAAACCAAATTATTATGTTTTCCTGTAGCAGCAATTTAGAATTTttagcagatttggacaccatTTATATAGATGGAACTTTTGAATATTGCCCAAAGTTTTTTAAGCAAATGTTCTCCATCCATGGTCTAAAAGAAAATCATTATATACCTTTGGTTTTCTTCTTATTGCcaaataaagaaaaacatacaTATACACTGGCACTGGCACTTAAATACCTAACAGAACAACTTAAGAAATGCAATAAAAAACTCGCTTTAAGAACGGTATTTGCAGATTTTGAAGAAGCAATTCAGCAAAGTGTCACTGAAGCTTGGACTAATGTTTCATTGAAGGGCTGCCGATTCCATTTAGGACAATCCTGGTAA